In the Syntrophales bacterium genome, one interval contains:
- a CDS encoding class I SAM-dependent methyltransferase, with protein MKKVHFYEITGQEYIDEMRKRLHGELNLVWIKQCRRIVEPIIGRRATILDVGCGVGYLYKYFKDLEPVYFGIDGENRLLEIGREYYASDADVHFLEHDISESPIPPDFCPKADLVVCSATVEHLPSAFPALDYMVASASKVLYLRTFLGETSQLYSIESPVSEFADQYRKHVNQYAFDDIFRHLGEQGFRVKAYRDEYTDSMPYLIDGAVRTFYVTLAVRP; from the coding sequence ATGAAGAAAGTTCACTTCTACGAGATAACAGGGCAAGAATACATCGACGAGATGCGAAAACGCCTTCATGGAGAGTTGAATCTAGTCTGGATCAAGCAATGTCGCCGGATCGTTGAACCGATCATAGGTCGAAGGGCCACAATTCTAGACGTTGGGTGTGGTGTTGGTTATCTGTACAAGTACTTCAAGGACCTTGAACCCGTCTATTTCGGTATTGATGGTGAAAACCGTCTGTTGGAAATAGGAAGAGAATACTACGCATCTGATGCCGATGTGCACTTTTTGGAACACGACATATCAGAGTCGCCAATTCCACCCGACTTCTGCCCCAAAGCTGATCTAGTGGTATGCAGTGCAACGGTTGAACATCTTCCAAGCGCATTCCCTGCGTTGGATTACATGGTCGCTTCTGCATCCAAGGTCTTGTACCTTCGAACCTTCCTCGGTGAGACAAGCCAACTGTACTCTATAGAATCTCCTGTAAGCGAGTTTGCCGATCAATACAGGAAACATGTCAACCAGTATGCATTCGATGACATCTTCCGTCATTTGGGAGAACAAGGCTTTCGAGTGAAAGCATATCGGGACGAATATACCGACAGTATGCCGTACCTGATAGACGGTGCTGTTCGGACATTTTACGTGACCTTGGCTGTGCGCCCCTGA
- a CDS encoding integron integrase, translating into MLAIPSVLQSRFEEHLRNKTIPDHLQWPYKKWLRYYLDYCEKYHFSPIDKSSLPRFIGKLREKKQTEQQQGQAAEAIKMYYEILSQDDMPPKAPPPQPIHHGEENSSKDGKHVFIHESPAIAIQHKKVVPAPSRGSVPPSRVQRSSITLGVSGISPIVPQGVINASSLQAKRDDGSSWRSEYSRLADEIHVRHYSKKTLQTYQGWTKKFQAFTQSKKPELLSTNDVKEFLTFLAVKRRVSATTQNQAFNSLLFFYRHVLNKEFGKIDGVVRAKRRHYIPVVLSREEINEILKRLEPPYDLVVKLLYGCGLRLFECLGLRVQCMSFDAGIVTVHDGKGQKDRTVPLPQTILPELRAHLESLKDLHQSDLDRGYAGVFLVNALEQKYKNAAREFIWQWFFPAKQLTVESKTGEYRRFHLHETHVQQAIKQAVGKARITKRATAHTFRHSFASHLLQGNYDIRTIQELLGHSDVRTTMIYTHTVKSVTIKNAQSPLDF; encoded by the coding sequence ATGCTTGCTATCCCGTCAGTATTACAGTCAAGATTTGAGGAGCATTTACGGAACAAGACCATTCCAGATCATTTGCAATGGCCATATAAAAAATGGCTCCGCTATTATTTAGACTACTGTGAGAAGTATCATTTTTCTCCTATAGATAAAAGCAGCCTGCCTCGATTTATCGGTAAGTTGCGTGAAAAAAAGCAAACAGAACAACAACAAGGTCAGGCCGCTGAGGCGATAAAAATGTATTATGAGATCCTCAGCCAAGATGACATGCCCCCAAAAGCGCCGCCGCCCCAACCTATTCATCATGGAGAGGAAAACTCTTCCAAAGACGGCAAACATGTATTCATCCACGAGTCACCAGCCATAGCGATTCAGCACAAAAAAGTCGTACCGGCGCCCTCACGTGGTTCCGTCCCGCCATCCAGGGTCCAAAGGTCTTCAATAACCCTCGGCGTTTCAGGAATATCACCCATTGTGCCGCAAGGTGTAATTAACGCTTCCTCTCTTCAAGCAAAACGCGACGACGGGTCTTCCTGGAGATCGGAATATTCCCGACTGGCGGATGAAATACACGTCCGGCATTATTCTAAAAAAACATTGCAAACCTATCAAGGCTGGACGAAAAAATTTCAAGCATTTACACAAAGCAAGAAGCCGGAACTGCTCTCAACGAACGATGTAAAAGAATTTTTAACGTTTTTAGCCGTGAAGCGAAGGGTGTCGGCAACCACTCAAAATCAGGCGTTCAATTCTCTATTGTTCTTTTATCGTCATGTTTTGAATAAGGAATTCGGCAAGATTGATGGCGTCGTCAGAGCAAAACGAAGGCATTATATCCCGGTCGTTTTATCCCGTGAAGAGATCAATGAAATACTGAAGCGCCTGGAACCTCCGTATGACCTTGTCGTAAAATTGCTTTATGGATGCGGGCTTCGGCTTTTTGAATGCCTGGGGCTTCGCGTGCAATGCATGAGTTTTGATGCAGGCATCGTAACAGTTCACGACGGCAAGGGACAAAAAGATCGAACCGTGCCGTTGCCCCAAACGATTCTCCCGGAACTGCGGGCTCATCTTGAGTCATTGAAAGATCTGCATCAAAGCGACTTGGATCGTGGATATGCCGGTGTATTTTTAGTGAATGCTTTGGAGCAAAAATACAAAAATGCGGCCAGGGAGTTTATATGGCAATGGTTTTTCCCGGCCAAGCAATTGACTGTCGAGAGCAAGACAGGAGAATACCGTCGCTTTCATCTGCATGAAACGCATGTTCAACAGGCAATCAAACAAGCAGTAGGCAAGGCAAGGATAACCAAACGCGCGACGGCTCATACTTTTCGCCATAGTTTTGCCAGTCATCTCCTCCAGGGGAATTATGATATCCGGACGATTCAGGAACTGCTGGGGCATAGCGATGTCCGGACGACGATGATTTATACCCACACAGTAAAGAGCGTCACGATAAAGAACGCCCAAAGCCCGCTGGATTTTTAG
- a CDS encoding type II toxin-antitoxin system MqsA family antitoxin, which produces MKCVICKHAETKPGTTTVTLERDGFTCVVKKVPAQVCPNCGEDYVDEQVAGELLISAEQMAKAGAQVDVRQYVAA; this is translated from the coding sequence ATGAAATGTGTTATTTGCAAACACGCTGAAACCAAACCGGGCACAACAACCGTCACGCTGGAAAGGGATGGCTTTACCTGTGTTGTTAAAAAAGTCCCTGCGCAAGTATGTCCGAACTGTGGCGAAGATTACGTTGATGAACAGGTGGCAGGAGAGCTGCTTATATCTGCCGAACAGATGGCAAAAGCTGGTGCACAGGTGGACGTCCGCCAATATGTTGCCGCATAA
- a CDS encoding DUF4258 domain-containing protein yields MSEVGKIIFRTHAIHRMFQRRVDEKDIRSILATGETIEGYPDDTPYPSRLILGWVEKRPVHVVAVDNVADNETIVITVYEPEQDKWSPDFKRRMP; encoded by the coding sequence TTGTCGGAAGTTGGGAAGATTATATTTCGTACTCATGCGATTCACCGGATGTTTCAACGTCGAGTAGATGAAAAGGATATTCGTTCTATTCTGGCAACAGGAGAAACTATAGAAGGATACCCGGACGATACACCATATCCAAGCCGTCTAATCCTGGGATGGGTTGAAAAACGTCCGGTGCATGTCGTAGCGGTGGATAACGTGGCTGATAACGAAACAATTGTGATTACTGTTTACGAACCTGAACAAGACAAATGGAGCCCCGATTTTAAAAGGAGAATGCCATGA
- a CDS encoding DnaJ domain-containing protein yields the protein MRDYYEILNVHRGNSLEEIKKAYRQLALKYHPDRNPGNREAEEQFKEAAEAYEVLSNPEKRQIYDRFGHEGLRSTGYQGFTRQSDIFRSFSDIFEDFFGGGARARRQAERGADLQCDLNITFLEAALGSDREIEAPRLERCDHCDGTFI from the coding sequence ATGCGGGACTATTACGAGATACTGAATGTCCACAGAGGAAACTCTTTGGAGGAGATTAAAAAGGCATACAGGCAATTGGCCTTGAAGTATCATCCTGATCGAAATCCAGGTAACAGGGAAGCCGAGGAGCAGTTTAAAGAGGCCGCTGAAGCATACGAGGTATTGAGTAATCCTGAAAAGAGACAGATATACGATCGCTTTGGCCATGAAGGTCTCAGAAGCACGGGCTACCAGGGGTTCACCCGGCAGTCCGATATCTTCCGTTCCTTCAGCGATATTTTTGAGGACTTCTTTGGCGGTGGAGCCCGCGCACGCAGGCAGGCGGAACGAGGGGCCGATCTACAATGCGATTTAAATATCACTTTCCTGGAGGCAGCCTTGGGCAGCGACAGGGAAATTGAAGCGCCACGGCTTGAAAGATGCGACCACTGCGACGGTACTTTCATATAA